The sequence GCCGCCTCCCGACGCTGCGGATCGCGCAGCTTGCGGGCACCGTCCAGTCGCCGCTGGAGCCGGCGCTGGTCGCGGAACATCAGAGGTGTGAGGCGGCGGTGCAGCTCGCGAACGGGGTCGGACGCGACGGAGGCGGTTGGATTCTGCATGTCGTGCCCAAGGATAGGCAGCCCGGCGGCGCACCGCCCCTGGGTTACCGAGCGGCCGGCTCTCCGGAGGCCACCTCCCGTCCCTGGACGGCCAGGAGCGGGCCCTAGAGTTGGCGGCCGACGTCGAGCGCTGGGGGAGCCGGATGGAGATGCGCGACACCGACCGCGCGTTGGTGCAGGCCGCCACCGCGGTCTCCAAGCTGCGCTGCCGCAGCCAGCACCACACTGTCGCGTCGGCGGCCCGGACCGCGGACGGGCGGGTCTTCACCGGTGTGAACGTCCAGCACGCCACCGGCGGGGTCTGCGCCGAGCTGGTCCTGATCGGCACGGCCGCCACCCAGGGCGTCACGGCGTTGGAGACGATCGTCACGGTCGCCGACCGCGGCCGCGAGGTCGTCGCGCCCTGTGACCGGTGCCGGCAGGTGCTGCGGGACCACTTCCCGGAACTGCTGGTGATCGTCGGCCCGATGGACGCCCTGCGGGTGGTCCCGCTCGGGGAGTTGCCGGCGGATACCGGGAGCGGCTCGGCCGGCTGACCGGGCCCGGCGTCAGTCCCCGGAGGCCGCCTCCAGCATCGACTGCGGCACCGGCACGCTCTCGAACCGCAGGTTGCCCTCCGGAAGCAGCCACGATGTGACCCGCGCGACCAGGCGACCGGCCCGCACGGCGGGGTCGTTGGCGAAGAGCGCGCGTGCCTCGTCCGGGGCGATGGACAGCACCACGAAGCCCCGCAGCTG comes from Micromonospora vinacea and encodes:
- a CDS encoding cytidine deaminase family protein; the encoded protein is MEMRDTDRALVQAATAVSKLRCRSQHHTVASAARTADGRVFTGVNVQHATGGVCAELVLIGTAATQGVTALETIVTVADRGREVVAPCDRCRQVLRDHFPELLVIVGPMDALRVVPLGELPADTGSGSAG
- a CDS encoding YciI family protein → MRFDQHTVVLLTRPSDPPELPQDAIDRLQDAHLAHQAGLVQQGLVLAAGPFLHPDDEQLRGFVVLSIAPDEARALFANDPAVRAGRLVARVTSWLLPEGNLRFESVPVPQSMLEAASGD